In Porphyromonas cangingivalis, a genomic segment contains:
- a CDS encoding exo-beta-N-acetylmuramidase NamZ family protein, giving the protein MNIKYVLAILLLITLRTWETSAQVKVGAERIDEILIFTHGKRIGIATNHTGILNTPAQTHIIDTLLSRGVNITALFAPEHGLRGNHDAGAVIKSGKDERTDIVVHSLYGTNKRPTRQQLQTVDMMLFDMQDVGVRFYTYISTMYYIMDACAEYGVPLLILDRPNPHDTIDGAVRKDRKYRSFVSLLPIPAVHGLTLGEAAMMINGERWLPQKRKVPLYVLTVQGWKHGQPYSLPIPPSPNLKSDKAIALYPTICYLEACSWSEGRGTPFPFEQVGYPDKRCGAHSFIPTPMPGASEPKHKGKKCYGPVINSYRSGQGIDLDLLLSIAKTSKSYGITLISKPKLFDLLAGNGLLRKQINSGTSVKEIRRSWQKDIEEYKAMRAKYLLYEDYDTTPSDSCNIR; this is encoded by the coding sequence ATGAATATCAAATACGTCCTCGCTATCCTCTTGCTGATAACGCTCCGGACATGGGAGACTTCGGCACAAGTCAAAGTCGGTGCCGAACGTATCGACGAGATACTCATCTTCACACATGGTAAGCGCATCGGCATAGCCACAAACCATACCGGGATCCTCAATACCCCGGCTCAGACTCACATTATCGACACCCTTCTCAGTCGAGGGGTAAACATCACAGCACTTTTTGCACCGGAGCATGGACTTCGAGGCAACCACGATGCAGGAGCAGTGATCAAGTCCGGCAAGGATGAAAGGACCGATATAGTCGTACATTCTCTGTACGGAACAAATAAACGCCCTACAAGACAACAACTACAAACAGTCGACATGATGCTCTTCGATATGCAGGATGTCGGGGTAAGATTTTACACCTACATCAGCACGATGTATTACATCATGGATGCCTGTGCCGAGTATGGTGTACCTTTGCTCATCCTCGATCGTCCCAATCCTCACGATACTATCGATGGGGCGGTACGGAAAGATCGGAAGTACCGATCGTTCGTCAGTCTCCTCCCGATACCTGCCGTGCATGGACTTACCCTCGGAGAAGCAGCCATGATGATCAATGGTGAAAGGTGGTTGCCTCAGAAGCGCAAGGTCCCCCTCTATGTACTGACAGTCCAAGGATGGAAGCATGGTCAGCCCTACTCCCTCCCCATCCCGCCAAGTCCAAACCTCAAAAGTGACAAAGCCATAGCTCTATATCCCACGATCTGCTATCTCGAAGCGTGCTCGTGGAGTGAGGGGAGAGGGACTCCCTTCCCTTTCGAACAAGTCGGCTATCCCGACAAACGTTGTGGCGCACACTCTTTCATCCCTACTCCTATGCCCGGAGCCTCCGAGCCAAAACACAAAGGAAAGAAATGCTATGGTCCGGTCATCAACAGCTACCGCAGCGGACAAGGCATAGACTTAGACCTCCTGCTGTCTATCGCCAAAACCTCCAAAAGCTATGGCATCACCCTCATCTCGAAGCCCAAACTCTTTGATCTCCTCGCCGGCAATGGCTTACTACGAAAGCAGATCAACTCAGGAACTTCAGTGAAAGAGATCCGAAGGAGCTGGCAAAAAGACATCGAAGAATATAAGGCCATGAGAGCCAAGTATCTCCTTTACGAAGATTATGACACTACCCCATCCGACTCATGCAATATAAGATAG
- the uvrB gene encoding excinuclease ABC subunit UvrB: protein MQYKIVSPFKPTGDQPQAIESIVNSIRSGAHKQTLLGVTGSGKTFTVANVIKELGLPTLILSHNKTLAAQLYGEFKTFFPHNAVEYFVSYYDYYQPEAYLASSDIYIEKDMAINAEIEKLRLKATASLLSGRNDVIIVSSVSCIYGMANPQAYSSKMVSIKEGDTIEKDVLLRNLIDAYYIHNKEDFRPGTFRSKGDTIDIFPAVEGYDGIAYRLELWGDEIERITSFNPTTMEEFGRQDKVNIYPANLFVTTKEQIAIALEQIEADLEKQVAFFESMGRSAESVRLYERVTNDMEMIRELGYCSGIENYSRYFDGRAPGERPYCLLDYFPSDFLLVVDESHVTVPQIHGMYGGDRSRKMSLVDYGFRLPAAVDNRPLRFDEFESLVDKTIFVSATPAEYELQQSEGIIVEQIIRPTGLPDPVIEVRPTAFQIDDLQEEIHLRIERNERVLVTTITKKQAEELSDYLSDNGIRCEYIHSDVDTIRRVEIMEGLRAGEFDVLVGVNLLREGLDLPEVSLVAILDADKEGFLRSHRSLTQTAGRAARNLNGLVIFYADEITESMRLTIEETARRREKQLAYNAQHGIVPKQIVKKSASILELTGGSSVKGDQKYDLSTKRGTMAAESKLTYHSSDTLEEMIEKTRTAMLQASKELDFISAAQYRDRLLELQAQAEQQNKSK, encoded by the coding sequence ATGCAATATAAGATAGTTTCCCCATTCAAGCCTACAGGCGACCAGCCACAAGCGATCGAAAGCATCGTCAACAGCATTCGTTCCGGAGCTCACAAGCAGACCCTGCTGGGTGTAACCGGATCGGGTAAGACATTCACTGTCGCCAATGTCATAAAAGAGCTTGGGCTTCCCACCCTCATTCTGAGTCACAATAAGACTCTTGCAGCACAGTTGTACGGAGAGTTCAAGACATTCTTCCCTCACAATGCTGTGGAGTACTTTGTCTCCTATTACGACTACTACCAGCCCGAAGCTTATCTCGCCTCTTCGGACATATACATCGAGAAGGACATGGCCATCAATGCAGAGATCGAAAAATTGCGACTCAAAGCAACAGCCTCACTCCTCTCCGGGCGCAACGATGTGATCATCGTCTCCTCCGTCTCTTGTATCTATGGTATGGCTAACCCTCAAGCATATAGCTCCAAGATGGTATCCATCAAGGAAGGAGATACCATCGAGAAGGATGTCCTCCTCCGCAATCTCATCGATGCCTACTACATCCACAATAAAGAGGACTTCAGACCCGGAACATTCAGGTCGAAAGGAGATACGATAGACATCTTCCCTGCTGTCGAAGGATATGACGGTATAGCTTATCGCCTCGAACTGTGGGGAGATGAGATCGAACGCATTACAAGCTTCAATCCCACAACGATGGAGGAATTTGGTAGACAGGACAAAGTAAACATATATCCTGCCAACCTGTTCGTGACGACAAAAGAGCAAATAGCCATAGCTCTTGAACAAATAGAGGCTGACTTGGAGAAACAGGTGGCATTCTTCGAGAGTATGGGCAGAAGTGCGGAGTCTGTACGTCTGTACGAACGTGTGACAAACGACATGGAGATGATACGCGAACTGGGCTACTGTTCAGGGATCGAAAACTATTCCAGATACTTCGATGGGAGAGCACCAGGCGAACGCCCCTATTGTCTCTTGGACTATTTCCCTTCGGACTTTTTGCTCGTCGTCGATGAGAGTCACGTCACTGTGCCACAGATACATGGCATGTACGGAGGTGACCGCTCACGCAAGATGAGCCTGGTGGATTACGGCTTCAGACTCCCTGCCGCGGTGGACAATAGACCCCTTAGATTTGATGAGTTCGAGTCTCTCGTGGATAAAACGATCTTTGTGAGTGCGACTCCGGCAGAGTATGAGCTCCAACAGAGTGAAGGGATCATCGTCGAGCAGATCATACGCCCCACAGGCCTTCCGGATCCTGTCATAGAGGTACGTCCGACAGCCTTCCAAATCGATGACCTACAAGAAGAGATACATCTACGCATAGAGCGCAACGAACGTGTCCTCGTGACAACGATCACAAAGAAACAAGCCGAAGAACTATCAGACTATCTCAGTGACAATGGCATACGATGCGAGTATATCCACAGCGATGTCGACACAATCCGAAGGGTCGAGATCATGGAAGGTCTCCGAGCAGGAGAATTTGATGTGCTCGTAGGGGTCAACCTCCTACGTGAAGGACTCGACCTGCCGGAGGTCTCTCTCGTAGCAATACTTGATGCTGACAAGGAGGGATTTCTACGTTCACACCGCTCGCTCACACAAACCGCAGGTCGAGCCGCTCGTAATCTCAACGGCCTGGTCATCTTCTATGCCGATGAGATCACAGAGAGTATGCGCCTCACAATAGAAGAGACAGCCAGAAGAAGGGAAAAACAACTTGCCTACAATGCCCAACATGGCATTGTTCCCAAACAGATTGTCAAAAAAAGTGCATCCATACTCGAACTTACCGGGGGATCATCGGTCAAAGGCGATCAGAAATACGATCTAAGCACAAAGAGGGGAACTATGGCAGCGGAGTCCAAACTTACTTATCACTCATCAGACACGTTGGAGGAGATGATCGAAAAGACACGTACCGCGATGCTTCAAGCTTCGAAAGAGCTCGACTTCATCTCGGCGGCTCAGTATAGAGACCGCCTTCTGGAGCTTCAAGCCCAAGCTGAGCAGCAAAACAAATCCAAATAA
- a CDS encoding iron-containing alcohol dehydrogenase, with protein sequence MKNFIFTNPTKLIFGKDSIARITNFLPKDAIILLTYGGGSIMKNGIYDQVMEQLKGFKVVPFGGIEANPDIATLEKAIELGRKEKINFILAVGGGSVIDGSKLIAIAIPSTTPAWDIVKTGKFEGAIPFGTVLTVPATGSEMNSGAVISNRETKEKFGFYGTFPLFSVMDPTYAYTLSKHQISCGIADAFMHVCEQYLTYPDQSGVMDRMSEGILLNLIDISKSQDKLAEHDYDTFCEYMLSATIALNGFLSMGTAQDWLAHMIGHEITALTGITHGASLAMVYPSVLRVMRPHKEGKILQYAKRVWGIEGDNTDEIVTKAISKTEEFFRSLGLAANMAEGKVDQSVADEIIRRMEERGHKYGEGRIASVEEVKVILKDSLSQK encoded by the coding sequence ATGAAGAATTTTATTTTCACCAATCCCACAAAACTGATTTTCGGTAAAGACTCAATAGCTCGTATCACAAACTTCTTGCCAAAAGACGCAATCATCCTCCTGACTTATGGTGGAGGCAGCATCATGAAAAATGGCATCTACGATCAGGTCATGGAGCAACTCAAGGGCTTCAAGGTCGTTCCTTTCGGAGGTATAGAGGCCAATCCGGACATTGCAACCCTCGAAAAAGCCATCGAACTGGGGCGTAAGGAAAAGATCAACTTTATCCTCGCTGTAGGAGGTGGCTCGGTCATCGATGGAAGTAAACTCATCGCCATAGCCATCCCTAGCACCACACCTGCATGGGACATCGTAAAGACCGGCAAGTTTGAGGGAGCAATCCCATTTGGTACAGTGCTCACAGTACCCGCGACAGGCTCGGAGATGAATTCGGGAGCCGTGATTTCGAACCGTGAGACAAAGGAGAAGTTCGGCTTCTACGGTACTTTCCCCCTCTTCTCAGTGATGGATCCGACCTATGCCTACACCCTATCAAAGCACCAGATATCCTGCGGTATAGCAGATGCGTTCATGCACGTCTGTGAGCAGTATCTCACCTACCCTGACCAGAGTGGCGTGATGGACAGAATGTCTGAGGGGATATTGCTCAATCTCATTGACATCTCAAAGTCTCAGGACAAGCTTGCAGAGCACGATTACGACACATTCTGCGAATATATGCTCTCAGCGACCATCGCTCTCAATGGTTTCCTCTCCATGGGTACGGCTCAGGACTGGTTGGCACACATGATCGGACATGAGATCACAGCTCTTACGGGTATCACACATGGGGCTTCGCTCGCGATGGTGTACCCTTCGGTGCTTCGTGTGATGAGACCTCACAAGGAAGGAAAGATCCTACAATATGCCAAGAGAGTATGGGGTATAGAGGGTGACAACACCGATGAAATCGTGACAAAAGCAATCTCAAAAACCGAAGAGTTTTTCCGTTCGCTCGGGCTTGCGGCAAACATGGCCGAAGGCAAGGTGGATCAGAGTGTGGCGGACGAGATCATCCGACGTATGGAGGAAAGAGGTCACAAGTATGGCGAAGGCCGTATCGCCTCTGTCGAGGAGGTGAAAGTGATCCTCAAGGACTCATTGTCCCAAAAGTAA
- a CDS encoding zinc-dependent metalloproteinase lipoprotein, with translation MARTQTYPVLFRITVLALIITLFTVGCASKADSGELMIEKDLIDAIPVNGGTYRVLVRSGEVWTATASDSWFRTEKSDRGVTRTIVTIVVEPNMTTNERSGQLTFTTEAGASKAITLKQRSGDIEPDMIDYRLPVIFHILYSDQSKQEDKPSGEYIATLMEKVNKYYRPVGDPRFGELQEEDRLKLPRDASDTNRPNMGVEFVMAQSAPDGKPLPIPGINRIKVDAPEIKYQDVLYDKKGGIYQGMAWDRSKYINVFVFRFKRETQGDGNAPVGEVHGAAFLPSLVKGKNIPGFSDYDARILDELNHCIVINTVAFHKEENTQRELYNPAATLSHELGHYLGLYHTFSENEQHNALLDDCVDSDHCDDTPSYNRKAYEVKRLQYGSKDRLTPLQFDELLQRTSCAQKRYYATNIMDYDICHQDAFTADQRKRIRTALYYSPLIPGPKFFSKEELRSEGGEIVHPPVVVCGPHHNH, from the coding sequence ATGGCAAGGACTCAAACATATCCGGTACTCTTCAGAATTACGGTCTTGGCTCTTATCATCACGCTGTTTACCGTAGGGTGTGCATCCAAGGCCGACAGTGGAGAACTGATGATCGAAAAAGATCTCATAGATGCGATCCCCGTGAATGGTGGCACATACCGAGTATTGGTACGCTCCGGAGAGGTGTGGACCGCAACAGCTTCGGACTCTTGGTTCAGGACAGAGAAGAGCGACAGAGGGGTCACAAGGACTATCGTGACCATTGTCGTCGAGCCCAACATGACGACCAACGAACGTAGCGGACAACTTACGTTCACGACCGAAGCAGGTGCCTCGAAGGCCATCACTCTGAAGCAACGTTCAGGTGACATCGAGCCGGACATGATCGACTATCGCCTCCCGGTGATCTTCCACATCCTATACAGTGACCAGAGTAAGCAGGAAGATAAACCTTCAGGTGAGTACATCGCGACCCTCATGGAGAAAGTGAACAAGTACTATCGTCCGGTGGGAGATCCGAGGTTCGGTGAACTACAAGAGGAGGATCGACTCAAGCTCCCAAGAGATGCAAGTGACACGAACCGTCCCAATATGGGAGTGGAGTTCGTCATGGCACAGAGTGCACCTGACGGCAAACCTCTCCCAATACCGGGGATCAACCGTATAAAAGTAGATGCTCCGGAGATCAAATATCAAGACGTCTTGTATGACAAGAAGGGTGGGATATATCAAGGCATGGCTTGGGATCGTAGCAAGTACATCAATGTCTTTGTCTTCAGATTTAAACGAGAGACTCAGGGCGATGGCAATGCTCCGGTTGGAGAGGTGCATGGTGCTGCGTTCTTGCCCTCTCTCGTGAAGGGAAAGAACATCCCCGGTTTTTCAGACTACGATGCTCGTATCCTCGATGAGCTCAACCACTGCATCGTGATCAATACAGTGGCATTCCATAAAGAGGAAAACACTCAAAGGGAACTCTACAATCCGGCAGCGACATTGTCTCACGAGCTCGGGCACTACCTCGGGCTATATCATACATTCTCGGAGAATGAGCAACACAATGCTCTCCTCGATGATTGCGTCGATTCGGATCACTGTGACGACACCCCTTCGTACAACCGTAAGGCTTACGAAGTGAAGAGGCTGCAATATGGCAGCAAAGACAGGTTGACACCGCTACAGTTTGACGAACTGCTACAACGCACGAGTTGTGCACAAAAGAGATATTATGCCACAAACATCATGGACTATGACATTTGCCATCAGGATGCTTTCACAGCCGACCAGCGCAAGCGTATCCGCACGGCACTGTATTATAGCCCGTTGATCCCCGGTCCAAAGTTCTTCAGCAAGGAAGAGTTGCGCTCTGAGGGAGGAGAGATTGTTCATCCGCCGGTAGTTGTCTGTGGGCCACATCATAACCACTAA